The following proteins come from a genomic window of Aptenodytes patagonicus chromosome W, bAptPat1.pri.cur, whole genome shotgun sequence:
- the LOC143172048 gene encoding mitogen-activated protein kinase 4-like isoform X2 produces MWAAGCILAEMLTGRMLFAGGHELEQMQLILETIPVIHEEDKEELLKVMPTFINSTWEVRKPLRKLLPEVDSEAIDFLEKILTFNPMDRLTAEMGLQHPYMSPYSCPEDEPVSQHPFRIEDEIDDILLMEANQSQMSNWDRYHVSLSSDLEWRHDKYHDMDEVQRDPRAGSESIAEEAQVDPRKYSQSSSERFLELSHSSMDRVFDADCGKSCDYKVGSPSYLDKLLWRDNKPHHYSEPKLILDLSHWKRATIAPAAELSLEEEPSNLFLEIAQWVKSTQVGLECPSPLPELQERSLPSSPHHLHKEPTEVNSETDPEFDLDVFISRALKLCTKPEDLPDNKLNDINGACISEHPGEIVQTEVYQKERW; encoded by the exons ATGTGGGCGGCCGGCTGCATCCTGGCCGAGATGCTGACGGGAAGGATGCTCTTCGCTG GGGGTCATGAGCTGGAACAGATGCAGCTTATTCTGGAGACGATCCCCGTTATCCACGAGGAAGACAAAGAGGAGTTGCTCAAAGTGATGCCCACGTTCATCAACAGCACCTGGGAAGTGAGGAAGCCGCTGCGCAAGCTACTCCCCGAAGTGGACAGTGAAG CTATtgattttctggagaaaatactGACGTTTAACCCTATGGATCGATTAACGGCTGAGATGGGTCTGCAGCATCCTTACATGAGTCCGTATTCCTGCCCCGAGGATGAACCAGTGTCTCAGCATCCGTTCCGGATTGAGGATGAGATTGATGATATTTTACTGATGGAAGCCAACCAGAGCCAGATGTCTAACTGGGACAG GTATCACGTAAGCCTCTCCTCTGATTTGGAATGGAGACACGATAAATACCACGACATGGATGAGGTTCAGCGGGACCCCCGGGCCGGGTCTGAATCCATCGCTGAAGAAGCACAAGTTGATCCGCGGAAATACTCACAAAGCAGCTCGGAGAGGTTCTTGGAGCTATCCCACTCATCCATGGACCGAGTATTTGATGCCGATTGTGGGAAATCGTGTGATTATAAAGTGGGGTCACCTTCCTACTTGGACAAATTGCTGTGGAGAGACAATAAGCCCCATCATTACTCAGAGCCCAAGCTAATTTTAGATTTATCCCACTGGAAAAGAGCAACCATAGCACCCGCAGCTGAGCTATCGCTGGAAGAAGAACCATCCAACCTCTTTCTGGAGATCGCTCAGTGGGTGAAGAGCACGCAGGTGGGTCTCGAGTGTCCCAGTCCTCTTCCGGAGCTTCAGGAACGGAGCCTGCCATCTTCTCCTCACCATCTCCACAAAGAACCCACAGAGGTGAACAGTGAAACAGACCCTGAGTTTGACTTGGACGTCTTCATCTCCAGGGCGCTGAAACTTTGCACAAAACCCGAGGATCTTCCAGACAACAAGCTCAATGACATCAACGGAGCCTGCATATCTGAGCACCCCGGTGAGATTGTACAAACAGAGGTGTACCAGAAAGAGCGATGGTGA